In the genome of Christensenella timonensis, one region contains:
- a CDS encoding fucose isomerase: MIKKANTVKLNVKPVFIALVHKYFYEGPCRFGKGDALQPGYDAIMEREMYKQFCEDVKNYMPQEVNILEPVYVERYDDWNQEDEMYEKIMEDNDRTDLYLFRTYIGRNEIVLEIAQRTKKPAAVVPTACCEVLALSAALSSRGLEFYAARTWPELATDLKALRLRKVLHNTNVLLSSRFNSTMSFSSVDTFRSLDDVTAKLGVKFRYKNIHELLDQMSPAVEGGNPTTPGRETPDLTEEDMAEVKRLADEMTRDAKEVHVDREFLEKSLIAYVTVKKNLDMADCNAFTVPCPDVCSTRRINEQQFTFCMTHSLLNEQGIPSACEYDINALLSMMLLTGVSYKAPYMGNCVPLPMENGKLNRDAVESSFFVHEEDLDAIEKRGGLNDLYVVEHSVPNRKMHGLDGEQADFAIRHFAYEQGFGAVLRYDFNKDVDQVITMARFSPDVKKLFVGKGTIVGGGGYDYDNCNTAVYFKPQDQKTFYDAQKYVGNHMPLVYGDYTQELKRLGEILGLEVIEA, from the coding sequence ATGATCAAAAAAGCAAATACCGTAAAACTCAACGTAAAGCCGGTGTTTATCGCGCTGGTACACAAATATTTCTATGAGGGGCCGTGCCGCTTCGGCAAGGGCGACGCGCTTCAGCCCGGATATGACGCGATCATGGAACGCGAGATGTACAAGCAGTTCTGCGAGGACGTGAAAAACTATATGCCACAGGAGGTCAACATCTTAGAGCCCGTATATGTGGAGCGCTATGACGACTGGAACCAGGAAGACGAAATGTACGAAAAAATCATGGAGGACAATGACCGGACGGATCTTTATTTGTTCCGCACGTACATTGGCCGCAATGAGATCGTACTGGAAATCGCACAACGCACCAAAAAGCCTGCTGCGGTAGTCCCCACCGCGTGCTGCGAGGTACTCGCGCTTTCGGCCGCGCTTTCGAGCCGCGGCCTCGAATTCTACGCGGCGCGCACATGGCCGGAGCTGGCGACCGACCTGAAGGCGCTGCGCCTGCGCAAGGTGCTTCACAACACGAACGTACTTTTGAGCTCGCGCTTCAATTCGACGATGTCGTTTTCCAGCGTGGACACGTTCCGCTCCTTAGACGATGTGACGGCAAAGCTGGGCGTGAAATTCCGCTACAAGAACATCCACGAGCTGTTAGACCAGATGTCGCCGGCGGTTGAGGGCGGCAACCCCACCACGCCGGGCCGCGAAACGCCCGATTTGACGGAAGAGGATATGGCGGAAGTAAAACGCCTCGCGGACGAGATGACGCGCGATGCGAAGGAAGTACATGTAGACAGGGAATTTTTGGAGAAGTCGCTGATCGCGTATGTGACGGTCAAAAAGAACCTCGATATGGCGGACTGCAACGCGTTTACCGTGCCGTGCCCGGACGTATGCTCTACGCGGCGCATCAACGAACAGCAATTCACGTTTTGTATGACACATTCGCTCTTAAACGAGCAGGGCATCCCGTCGGCATGCGAATATGATATCAACGCGCTGCTTTCGATGATGCTGCTTACGGGCGTTTCGTATAAAGCGCCGTACATGGGAAACTGCGTACCGCTCCCGATGGAGAACGGCAAATTAAACCGCGACGCGGTCGAAAGCTCGTTCTTTGTACACGAGGAAGACTTGGACGCGATCGAAAAGCGCGGCGGGCTTAACGACCTTTACGTGGTCGAACATTCCGTGCCCAACCGCAAGATGCACGGCCTTGACGGGGAGCAGGCAGATTTCGCCATCCGCCACTTTGCATATGAGCAGGGCTTTGGCGCGGTGCTGCGCTACGATTTCAACAAGGACGTTGACCAAGTGATCACGATGGCGCGTTTTTCGCCCGACGTGAAAAAGCTGTTCGTGGGCAAGGGAACGATCGTTGGCGGCGGCGGTTATGATTACGACAACTGCAACACGGCGGTATACTTCAAGCCGCAAGACCAAAAGACGTTCTATGACGCGCAGAAATATGTGGGCAACCACATGCCCCTCGTATATGGCGACTATACGCAGGAGCTGAAACGGCTGGGCGAAATCTTAGGACTGGAAGTCATCGAGGCATAG
- a CDS encoding AraC family transcriptional regulator — MIHIPLTPNEQLCKYFYEQGLDLDPLLSEGLSIDTVRDFDVRAFREDKTTLYANFSKSVNRFEEDIMIPGGADVSIQLHPRYMPVKNHSHEFIEFVYVYQGSCTEYIDDTPYEIGEGDLFLHAPGTYHRMDIFEDDCIVFHIIARRSTFDTVFLSLLNHNDLLSAFFAHIIYGNHQGGYLHFKTAGDSDLRGWIYQMYLDSLSQDDYSARLLNIQFEWLCVRLLRFHLSDFGFSGTEETSGDMIGVLNYMTDHFKSATLNSAAEKFHYSTSGLQRMVKKNTGRSFNELLLHMRLKKACALLKNKALTIQEVAEGSGFHDLSNFHRAFKKEFGVTPARWRKQLNNPSFLEFNI; from the coding sequence ATGATACATATTCCGCTTACGCCAAACGAACAACTATGCAAATATTTTTACGAGCAGGGGCTGGATTTAGACCCGCTGCTCTCCGAAGGCCTGTCCATCGATACGGTACGGGATTTTGACGTGCGCGCGTTCCGTGAAGACAAAACGACGCTGTACGCGAATTTTTCCAAGAGCGTCAACCGCTTCGAGGAAGACATCATGATCCCCGGCGGCGCGGACGTGAGTATCCAGCTGCATCCGCGCTATATGCCCGTCAAAAACCACAGCCACGAATTCATCGAGTTTGTGTACGTCTACCAGGGCAGCTGCACGGAATACATCGACGATACGCCCTACGAGATCGGCGAGGGGGATTTGTTTTTGCACGCGCCGGGCACTTATCACCGCATGGACATCTTCGAGGACGACTGCATCGTGTTCCACATCATTGCGCGCCGCTCGACGTTCGACACGGTATTTTTGTCGCTGCTCAATCACAACGACCTGCTGTCCGCGTTTTTTGCGCACATCATCTACGGTAACCACCAAGGCGGTTACCTGCACTTCAAGACCGCGGGTGACAGCGACCTGCGCGGCTGGATCTACCAGATGTACCTGGACAGCCTGTCGCAGGACGATTATTCCGCGCGGCTGCTAAATATCCAGTTTGAATGGCTGTGCGTGCGCCTTCTGCGCTTCCACTTAAGCGATTTCGGGTTCAGCGGGACGGAAGAAACGTCCGGCGACATGATCGGCGTGCTCAATTACATGACCGACCATTTTAAAAGCGCAACACTCAATTCTGCGGCGGAAAAATTCCACTACAGCACAAGCGGGTTGCAGCGCATGGTCAAGAAAAACACCGGGCGTTCCTTCAACGAGCTTTTGCTGCACATGCGCCTCAAAAAGGCGTGCGCACTGCTCAAGAACAAAGCCCTCACCATACAAGAGGTCGCCGAAGGCTCCGGCTTCCACGATCTAAGCAATTTCCACCGCGCATTCAAAAAGGAATTCGGCGTAACGCCCGCGCGCTGGCGCAAACAGCTGAATAACCCATCCTTTCTTGAATTCAACATCTAA
- a CDS encoding LicD family protein — MAHEYDPQTLKRVQGVILDILKDFKAICAKYGIPYFAFGGTAIGAVRHQGFIPWDDDIDVCMLRSDYERFLSVAPNELGDKYDLLTIENTDGYVLPFAKLSKRGTVFLEATDTNRTYTSGIFLDIFPYDVLAMDEKKRAKQIKKAWFWARMCVMRDYGEVKLPDTLTGAKRSLASAAAHTVHGILKLFRISKKSLYRRYLKAARMYEDIEDTYVTDFSGMAPDKMYFLKSDLFPPQEMPFEDTTISMPRDPHPHLTLQFGDYMTLPPEEERTNHYPAVLEFGDE; from the coding sequence ATGGCACACGAATATGATCCACAGACCTTAAAGCGGGTCCAGGGCGTGATCCTTGACATCCTCAAAGATTTCAAGGCGATCTGCGCAAAGTACGGCATTCCTTATTTTGCCTTTGGCGGCACGGCCATCGGCGCAGTCCGCCACCAGGGTTTCATCCCATGGGACGACGACATCGACGTATGCATGCTGCGCAGCGACTACGAACGTTTCCTGTCCGTCGCGCCGAATGAGCTGGGCGATAAATACGACCTGCTGACCATCGAAAACACGGACGGTTATGTCCTGCCCTTTGCCAAACTTTCCAAACGCGGGACTGTATTTTTGGAAGCGACGGACACCAACCGCACCTATACGTCAGGGATATTCCTCGATATCTTTCCTTACGACGTGCTCGCCATGGACGAAAAGAAGCGGGCGAAGCAGATCAAAAAAGCATGGTTTTGGGCGCGCATGTGCGTCATGCGCGACTATGGAGAAGTTAAGCTTCCGGACACTTTGACCGGCGCCAAACGCTCTCTTGCGTCCGCCGCCGCGCATACGGTGCACGGTATATTAAAGCTGTTCCGTATTTCCAAAAAATCCTTGTACCGGCGTTACTTAAAGGCGGCCCGCATGTATGAGGACATTGAGGATACCTATGTGACGGATTTTTCGGGCATGGCACCGGACAAAATGTATTTTCTGAAGTCCGATCTGTTCCCGCCGCAGGAAATGCCCTTTGAAGATACGACGATCAGCATGCCGCGCGATCCCCATCCGCACCTCACGCTGCAATTCGGCGACTATATGACCCTGCCGCCCGAGGAAGAGCGCACCAACCATTATCCCGCCGTGCTGGAATTTGGAGACGAATGA
- a CDS encoding glycosyltransferase family 8 protein, with protein MNVFYTTDDKFVPQVAASMCSVFENNRDAADVHIYIASSGITGENKEKLGQFAQRYGRSLSIIEIGDVRDHLDFDIDTLGWSNIVVARLILDKLLPAEVKRVLYLDGDTIVRTSLSALWQTDMGKSVVGACIEPTVTRSRRESLGMGSNPYFNSGVLLIDLKKWREEETGKRILAFYKERGGKLFAPDQDAINGSLSGEICALPPQYNYCNTFDFYPYRTLQKLAAPAAYITQRQYDDAKANPAIVHYLGEERPWRAGNTHRYANDFLRYLKMTPWADLPMEEGWGAYFKCFKLFNTVTKPFPMLRYKIIDALIPAFMRRRAKQLKK; from the coding sequence ATGAATGTTTTTTATACGACGGACGATAAATTCGTGCCGCAGGTCGCTGCGTCCATGTGCTCTGTTTTTGAAAACAACAGGGATGCTGCCGATGTGCACATTTACATCGCATCGTCGGGGATTACCGGCGAAAACAAGGAAAAGCTCGGGCAATTTGCACAGCGATACGGCCGTTCCCTGTCCATCATCGAGATCGGCGATGTGCGCGACCACCTCGATTTTGATATCGATACCCTCGGCTGGAGCAACATCGTTGTCGCCCGCCTCATACTGGATAAACTCCTGCCCGCAGAAGTAAAGCGCGTTTTGTACCTCGACGGGGATACCATCGTGCGCACGAGCCTTTCGGCGCTGTGGCAGACGGATATGGGAAAGAGCGTGGTCGGCGCTTGTATCGAACCAACGGTCACGCGTTCCCGGCGCGAATCCCTCGGCATGGGCAGCAATCCTTATTTCAATTCGGGGGTGCTGCTCATCGACCTTAAGAAATGGCGCGAAGAGGAAACGGGAAAGCGCATCCTTGCCTTTTACAAGGAGCGCGGCGGAAAGCTTTTTGCCCCCGACCAGGACGCGATCAACGGCTCGCTTTCCGGCGAGATCTGTGCATTGCCCCCGCAGTATAACTACTGTAATACCTTTGATTTTTACCCCTACCGTACCTTGCAAAAACTCGCGGCTCCCGCTGCGTACATCACGCAGCGGCAATACGACGACGCCAAGGCAAACCCGGCGATCGTCCATTACCTCGGCGAGGAACGGCCGTGGCGGGCGGGCAATACGCACAGATACGCCAACGATTTCCTCCGTTACCTTAAGATGACGCCATGGGCGGATCTACCGATGGAGGAAGGCTGGGGGGCTTATTTTAAGTGCTTTAAGCTTTTCAACACAGTAACAAAGCCCTTCCCCATGCTCCGCTATAAGATCATCGACGCGCTCATCCCCGCGTTCATGCGGCGGCGCGCCAAACAATTGAAAAAGTAA
- a CDS encoding L-ribulose-5-phosphate 4-epimerase codes for MLEGLKREVYEANMLLPKYGLVTFTWGNVSGIDREKGLLVIKPSGVEYGKLRAEDMVVVDLEGTVVEGTLNPSSDTDTHIALYRNFESIGGITHTHSRWATAWAQTGRGLPAYGTTHADYLYGEVPCTRALTAEEIQGEYERNTGMVIVETFRGAGIDPAMMNAVLVKSHGPFVWAEDAAKSVEKAVVLDEVAMMAFVGESIMGGAMPPMPGELLDRHYLRKHGKNAYYGQQRNKD; via the coding sequence ATGCTTGAAGGATTAAAGAGGGAAGTATATGAAGCGAATATGCTCCTCCCGAAATACGGACTGGTCACTTTTACATGGGGCAATGTGTCCGGTATCGACAGGGAAAAGGGCTTATTGGTGATCAAGCCGTCCGGTGTGGAATATGGAAAATTACGCGCCGAGGATATGGTGGTTGTGGATCTGGAGGGAACGGTCGTGGAAGGAACCTTGAATCCGTCCTCCGATACGGATACGCACATCGCGCTCTACAGAAATTTTGAAAGCATCGGCGGGATCACGCATACGCATTCGCGCTGGGCGACGGCATGGGCGCAGACGGGCAGGGGCCTGCCCGCGTATGGCACGACGCATGCGGATTATTTATATGGCGAGGTGCCGTGTACGCGCGCATTGACCGCAGAGGAAATCCAGGGCGAATATGAGCGGAACACGGGAATGGTCATCGTGGAGACGTTCCGGGGGGCTGGGATCGATCCGGCGATGATGAACGCGGTGCTCGTCAAAAGCCATGGGCCGTTCGTCTGGGCGGAGGACGCCGCCAAATCGGTGGAAAAAGCGGTTGTGCTCGACGAGGTGGCGATGATGGCGTTTGTGGGCGAAAGCATCATGGGCGGCGCGATGCCGCCGATGCCCGGCGAGCTGCTGGACAGGCATTACCTGCGCAAGCACGGGAAAAACGCTTATTACGGGCAACAAAGGAATAAAGATTGA
- a CDS encoding ribulokinase: MAKYSIGIDYGTLSGRALLVNVETGEEIATSVYDYPHKVMDEALPSGKRLGVDFALEHPRDYLDVIEKTVPAVLRESGVSADDIIGVGVDFTSCTVMPVKADGTPVCFLPGFEDNPHAYVKLWKHHAAQDKANKLNEIAAARGEKWLARYGNKISSEWVIPKIWQILSDAPEVYEEMDRFIEAADWLVWQLTGKETRNSCCAGYKAIWHKQDGYPSKEFFAALDPRLENVVEEKLGTDILPLGSRAGGITEEMAAKTGLRAGTPVAVGNVDAHVCVPAVGIDGPGKMLAIMGTSTCHILMCEKECSVPGICGYVEDGVMPGLVGYEAGQSCVGDHFAWLVKNCVPPRYFEEAEKEGLDIHAYLQKKAGEQKPGESGLLALDWWNGNRSVLVDVDLTGMMLGMTLTTKPEEMYRALVEATAYGTRKIIENFEENGVPVDEFYASGGIAEKSAFAMQIYADIIKKPIRISGSAQGPALGAAIFGAVAAGKENGGYDSVYDAARAMGKLKDAVYTPNEENTKTYDKLYAEYDVLHDYFGRGGNDVMKRLKEIKKGAQNA, translated from the coding sequence ATGGCAAAGTATTCTATTGGTATCGATTATGGCACGCTTTCCGGGCGCGCGCTGCTGGTCAATGTGGAAACGGGCGAAGAGATCGCGACGAGCGTATACGACTATCCGCACAAGGTGATGGACGAAGCGCTTCCCAGCGGGAAAAGGCTGGGCGTGGATTTCGCGCTGGAGCACCCGCGCGATTACCTCGATGTGATCGAAAAGACTGTGCCGGCTGTCCTTCGTGAAAGCGGCGTTTCGGCAGACGACATCATCGGCGTGGGCGTGGATTTTACATCTTGCACGGTGATGCCGGTCAAGGCGGACGGTACGCCCGTATGCTTCCTTCCCGGATTTGAGGACAACCCGCACGCGTATGTGAAGCTGTGGAAACACCACGCCGCGCAGGACAAGGCGAACAAATTGAACGAAATCGCCGCTGCGCGTGGGGAAAAGTGGCTGGCGCGCTATGGGAACAAAATATCTTCGGAATGGGTGATCCCCAAAATATGGCAGATACTCTCCGACGCGCCGGAGGTATACGAGGAGATGGATCGCTTCATTGAAGCGGCGGACTGGCTGGTGTGGCAGCTGACGGGAAAGGAAACGCGAAACTCGTGCTGCGCGGGTTATAAGGCGATCTGGCATAAACAGGACGGGTACCCGTCCAAAGAATTTTTTGCGGCGCTTGACCCGCGGCTGGAAAACGTGGTGGAGGAAAAGCTGGGCACGGATATTTTGCCGCTGGGAAGCCGCGCGGGCGGTATCACGGAAGAAATGGCGGCTAAGACGGGCCTGCGCGCAGGAACGCCTGTGGCTGTGGGCAATGTGGATGCGCATGTGTGCGTGCCTGCGGTAGGGATCGACGGCCCGGGCAAGATGCTCGCGATCATGGGCACATCGACATGCCATATCCTGATGTGTGAAAAAGAATGCAGCGTGCCGGGAATATGCGGTTATGTGGAAGACGGCGTGATGCCGGGGCTCGTCGGCTATGAGGCGGGACAGTCTTGCGTGGGCGACCATTTTGCATGGCTGGTAAAAAACTGTGTGCCGCCGCGTTATTTTGAAGAAGCGGAAAAGGAAGGGCTGGATATCCATGCGTACCTGCAAAAGAAGGCGGGCGAGCAGAAACCGGGCGAAAGCGGGCTGCTGGCGCTTGACTGGTGGAACGGCAACCGCAGCGTGCTGGTGGACGTCGACCTGACGGGGATGATGCTCGGCATGACGCTGACGACCAAGCCGGAGGAGATGTACCGTGCGTTGGTGGAGGCGACGGCATATGGAACGCGCAAGATCATCGAGAATTTCGAGGAGAACGGCGTGCCTGTGGATGAATTCTATGCATCCGGCGGGATCGCGGAAAAGAGCGCGTTTGCGATGCAGATTTATGCGGATATCATCAAAAAACCGATCAGGATATCGGGCAGCGCGCAAGGGCCGGCACTGGGAGCCGCGATCTTTGGCGCAGTGGCGGCAGGAAAAGAAAACGGCGGGTATGACAGCGTCTACGATGCGGCGCGCGCGATGGGTAAATTGAAGGACGCCGTCTATACGCCGAATGAGGAAAACACAAAGACATACGACAAGCTTTACGCGGAATATGACGTGCTGCACGATTATTTTGGCAGGGGCGGCAACGATGTGATGAAACGCTTGAAAGAGATCAAGAAAGGCGCCCAAAATGCTTGA
- a CDS encoding outer membrane protein assembly factor BamB family protein → MAWIIVLVVLAILIIAGGAYVKNRRYGKKTRGSMQGTYCPKAQKDADGEKPYATQGTKPENMGFVTRLCVDGKEVPVDSYRRAVPINFGEGDEYTQLEGIVTFRGNNYRDTASYGRAVIRERKLDPDYWHIKTGFLEKSDLSKGKGSAVWSGSGWTGQPLIVRWDEKTRRVMNLYPEKKEKDGLVEAIYATMDGNVYFIDIEDGTPTRDTLTLGLPFKGAGAIDPRGIPMLFAGAGDSLPDSYGEAGYARAFFCSLTNFDTMYELGAKDPFSPRIFHGYDSSALVHAQTDTLFYPGENAVIYSMKLNTKFDNETGKLTIDPSEMVKWTYNTNRTCEESFWWGMEDSAVIWKQYMYIADNGGNMMCMDLNTMQLVWTQDTLDDTNASPVFEEEADGSKYLYVAPSLHWQKNASSNTGKISIFKLNAINGEVVWEKPYDVHTVYGVSGGVQATPVLGKGSISDLLVVPVARMPYKPNGVLVALDKKTGEERWVFDMKAYAWSSPVAVYAQDGTAYIVQCDSKGNVYLIDGLTGKVYDKINVGANVEASPAVFENTIVVGTRGSQIVGIKIR, encoded by the coding sequence ATGGCGTGGATCATCGTTTTGGTTGTATTGGCAATACTTATTATAGCGGGCGGGGCCTATGTGAAGAACCGCCGTTATGGGAAAAAGACGCGCGGGAGCATGCAGGGAACCTACTGCCCGAAAGCGCAAAAGGATGCGGACGGCGAAAAACCGTACGCGACGCAGGGGACGAAGCCGGAAAACATGGGCTTTGTGACGCGGCTTTGTGTGGACGGCAAGGAAGTCCCGGTGGATTCTTACAGGCGCGCAGTGCCCATAAACTTTGGCGAAGGGGACGAATACACACAGCTCGAGGGTATCGTTACCTTCCGCGGCAATAACTACAGGGACACGGCCAGCTATGGCAGAGCGGTGATCAGGGAAAGAAAGCTCGATCCCGATTATTGGCACATCAAGACAGGCTTCCTGGAAAAAAGCGACCTAAGCAAGGGCAAGGGTTCGGCCGTTTGGTCGGGCAGCGGATGGACAGGACAGCCGCTGATCGTGCGCTGGGACGAAAAGACGCGCAGGGTCATGAACCTTTACCCTGAAAAAAAGGAAAAGGACGGGCTTGTCGAGGCGATCTACGCGACGATGGACGGGAACGTTTATTTTATCGACATCGAGGACGGGACGCCTACGCGCGACACGCTTACGCTCGGCTTGCCCTTTAAAGGCGCCGGGGCGATCGACCCGCGCGGCATCCCCATGCTGTTCGCGGGCGCGGGGGATTCGTTGCCCGATTCTTACGGCGAGGCGGGATATGCGCGCGCCTTTTTCTGCAGCCTGACGAATTTTGATACGATGTACGAGCTGGGGGCAAAAGACCCCTTCTCGCCGCGCATCTTCCATGGGTATGACAGCTCCGCGCTGGTGCACGCGCAGACGGACACGCTTTTTTACCCGGGCGAGAACGCGGTCATCTATTCGATGAAGCTGAATACCAAATTCGACAACGAAACGGGCAAGCTCACGATCGATCCGTCGGAGATGGTCAAGTGGACGTACAACACAAACCGTACCTGCGAGGAAAGCTTCTGGTGGGGCATGGAGGATTCCGCCGTCATCTGGAAGCAGTATATGTACATCGCGGACAACGGCGGCAACATGATGTGCATGGATTTAAATACCATGCAGCTCGTGTGGACGCAGGATACGCTCGACGATACCAACGCCTCTCCCGTGTTCGAGGAGGAAGCGGACGGGAGCAAGTACCTGTATGTGGCGCCGTCGCTGCATTGGCAGAAAAACGCTTCCAGCAATACGGGAAAGATATCGATCTTCAAACTGAATGCGATCAACGGCGAGGTCGTATGGGAAAAACCGTACGACGTGCACACCGTATATGGCGTATCCGGCGGCGTGCAGGCAACACCCGTGCTGGGCAAGGGCAGCATTTCGGATTTGCTGGTCGTGCCGGTGGCGCGCATGCCGTATAAACCGAACGGGGTGCTGGTCGCCCTCGATAAGAAGACGGGCGAGGAGCGCTGGGTATTCGATATGAAGGCGTACGCGTGGAGCTCGCCTGTAGCGGTTTACGCACAGGACGGTACGGCGTATATCGTGCAGTGCGACAGCAAGGGCAATGTATACCTGATAGACGGCCTCACAGGTAAGGTATACGACAAGATCAACGTCGGTGCGAACGTGGAAGCGTCGCCCGCGGTATTTGAAAACACGATCGTGGTCGGTACGCGCGGCTCGCAGATCGTAGGGATTAAAATAAGGTAA